A stretch of the Nymphaea colorata isolate Beijing-Zhang1983 unplaced genomic scaffold, ASM883128v2 scaffold0349, whole genome shotgun sequence genome encodes the following:
- the LOC116244855 gene encoding LOW QUALITY PROTEIN: uncharacterized protein LOC116244855 (The sequence of the model RefSeq protein was modified relative to this genomic sequence to represent the inferred CDS: deleted 2 bases in 1 codon): MESNLFLTYDEFKHDLQSWEKPLAKFVDSKTFQDIYKFVKEEYESGRKVCMHRLRYPKKENIFNAFKVTPITNIKVVIVGQDPYHQPNQAHGLCFSVLKPVPPPPSLKNIYKNLSSNKAITFKVPNHGDLTKWAQQGVFLLNATLTVEDSKPNSHAKCGWQKFTDHVISVINEQCSNVVFLLWGKPAQDKAKSVNPSKHYILKTSHPSPLSAHQGFLTSSNFPSYLACFSDCNAYLEKTGRKPIDWNLD; this comes from the exons ATGGAAAGCAACCTCTTCCTCACCTACGACGAGTTCAAGCACGACCTGCAGAGCTGGGAAAAACCACTTGCCAAGTTCGTGGACTCGAAGACCTTCCAGGATATCTACAAGTTTGTCAAAGAAGAATACGAATCCGGCAGGAAGGTATGCATGCATCGATTAAGA TATCCCAAGAAGGAGAACATCTTCAACGCTTTTAAGGTGACTCCGATCACCAACATCAAGGTGGTCATCGTTGGCCAAGACCCCTACCATCAACCGAACCAAGCACATGGACTATGCTTCAGTGTGCTTAAGCCTGTGCCGCCCCCGCCCTCTCTTAAAAACATCTACAAGAATTTGTCAAGCAACAAGGCAATCACCTTCAAAGTTCCCAATCACGGTGATCTCACTAAGTGGGCGCAACAGGGTGTTTTCTTGCTCAATGCCACACTCACTGTCGAAGACAGCAAACCAAACTCCCACGCTAAGTGCGGCTGGCAGAAATTCACAGACCACGTGATTTCGGTTATCAACGAGCAGTGCAGCAACGTAGTTTTCCTTCTTTGGGGAAAACCAGCACAGGATAAGGCCAAGTCAGTCAATCCCAGCAAGCACTACATCCTCAAAACATCACACCCCTCACCTCTTTCTGCCCACCAAGGCTTCCTCACCTCCAGTAACTTCCCATCCTATTTAGCCTGTTTCTCTGACTGCAACGCCTATTTGGAGAAGACTGGTCGCAAGCCCATCGACTGGAACCTTGACTGA